From a region of the Pirellulales bacterium genome:
- a CDS encoding type II toxin-antitoxin system PemK/MazF family toxin, which translates to MAVYTPAQGDFISISFDPQAGHEQRGRRPALTLSNSAFNKATGMAIVCPLTNTDRGIPFHLAVPQDTTLTGFAVIEQAKSVDYQARQAKYISSAPSEFTEHALAILRACL; encoded by the coding sequence ATGGCGGTTTATACACCCGCACAAGGAGACTTTATTTCGATCAGTTTTGACCCACAAGCCGGCCACGAACAGCGCGGGCGTCGTCCCGCACTGACTCTGAGCAATTCTGCCTTTAATAAAGCGACAGGCATGGCCATTGTTTGCCCTTTGACAAATACGGATCGAGGTATTCCATTTCATTTAGCTGTGCCGCAGGACACAACATTGACAGGCTTTGCCGTGATTGAACAAGCAAAGTCCGTGGACTATCAGGCCCGACAAGCCAAATATATTTCCTCCGCGCCATCAGAATTCACGGAACATGCACTTGCGATACTCAGGGCATGTTTATAA